One window of Papaver somniferum cultivar HN1 chromosome 9, ASM357369v1, whole genome shotgun sequence genomic DNA carries:
- the LOC113307993 gene encoding glucan endo-1,3-beta-glucosidase 9-like, with the protein MKLKSYQVLIFLIVLSCSHLRVEAVGVNWGTSSSHPLPPAKVVELLKANKISKVKLFDANPNVLEALSGTGISVTVGIPNSMLKSLSSSKKVAKSWVHNNLTRYFSDGAGKVKIEYIAVGDEPFLQSYGQQFQPFIIDAVINIQTALVGANLANNVKVVVPCNSDAYNSATGLPSKGHFRPDLNKTMIELLTFLSKHHSPFFVNIYPFSIFHQNKNISLAFALFEPNAHSLNDSHKTYKNLFDVSHDTLVTSLSQLGFPDMDIVAGQIGWPTDGAINSTSSTAETFMKGLITHLHSSSGTPLRPKKPPTETYIFSLLDEDQRSITNGNFERHWGVFTFDGQAKYHIDLGQGTRNLVNAQNVEYLPARWCVVNNNKELVNVTSKALEACSVADCSALSVGSSCFNMSWPGNISYTFNSYYQQHDQRAESCDFGGLGLITTVNPSTGNCRYNVQIQTSNSFSPSRLPFFCWRFVLVFLFSVYLLCVSQENLVGLL; encoded by the exons ATGAAGTTGAAATCTTACCAAGTTTTGATCTTTTTGATTGTTTTGAGTTGTTCACATTTAAGGGTTGAAGCTGTAGGTGTGAACTGGGGTACTTCTTCTTCACATCCATTACCTCCAGCTAAAGTGGTTGAGTTATTAAAAGCTAATAAAATCAGTAAAGTTAAGTTATTTGATGCAAACCCAAATGTTCTTGAAGCTTTATCTGGTACTGGAATCTCTGTTACTGTTGGCATTCCTAATTCCATGCTTAAAAGCTTGAGTTCTTCTAAGAAGGTTGCTAAGAGTTGGGTTCATAACAATCTTACTAGATATTTCTCTGATGGTGCTGGGAAAGTTAAAATAGA GTACATTGCTGTTGGAGATGAGCCATTCCTTCAAAGTTATGGCCAACAATTCCAGCCATTCATTATTGATGCAGTGATTAACATCCAAACAGCTCTTGTTGGTGCAAATCTAGCAAACAATGTGAAAGTTGTCGTTCCGTGCAATTCCGATGCATACAACTCTGCGACCGGTCTACCTTCAAAGGGGCACTTTAGACCTGACCTCAACAAAACCATGATTGAGCTCCTCACATTTCTCAGCAAGCACCACTCTCCTTTCTTCGTAAACATCTACCCTTTCTCAATCTTTCACCAAAATAAGAACATATCACTCGCATTCGCCCTCTTTGAACCAAATGCACATTCTCTTAATGATAGTCACAAAACCTACAAGAATCTTTTTGATGTAAGCCATGATACCCTGGTGACATCTTTATCCCAGCTAGGCTTTCCTGATATGGATATTGTCGCTGGTCAAATTGGGTGGCCAACAGATGGAGCAATTAACTCCACTTCTTCCACTGCAGAGACTTTCATGAAAGGCCTAATAACCCATCTTCATAGCAGTTCTGGAACTCCACTAAGACCTAAGAAACCTCCAACAGAGACATATATATTTAGCTTGTTGGACGAAGATCAAAGGAGCATAACGAATGGAAATTTTGAGAGACACTGGGGGGTGTTCACTTTTGATGGTCAAGCCAAGTACCATATTGATTTAGGTCAGGGAACGAGAAATCTTGTGAACGCGCAAAACGTTGAATATCTTCCCGCTAGATGGTGTGTGGTCAATAACAACAAAGAGTTGGTTAATGTCACTTCCAAAGCTCTCGAGGCTTGTTCAGTTGCCGACTGCAGTGCATTGTCTGTAGGCAGTTCTTGTTTCAATATGAGCTGGCCTGGAAATATATCATACACATTCAATAGCTATTATCAGCAGCATGATCAGCGCGCGGAAAGCTGTGATTTTGGTGGTCTTGGATTGATAACAACTGTTAATCCTTCCACAGGTAATTGCAGGTACAACGTTCAGATACAAACATCAAACTCTTTTTCACCAAGTCGGTTGCCGTTCTTCTGCTGGAGATTTGTATTGGTGTTTTTGTTTTCAGTGTATTTGCTGTGTGTATCCCAGGAAAACTTGGTAGGGCTATTATAG
- the LOC113307994 gene encoding F-box protein At3g07870-like encodes MTLKSLPPDIILDILSRLPTESVLDCKLVCKRLLSLLTSRRNQFAEMHHRRQLLQLANGEFGNAAASSSVVKMGLMFSILLDEEKDSVGPRLYYGDKYNDEMNIHDSFSYKTLKKTSISYPLIKTGIPKNVIVGSLNGLICLNRYHDGILDPIYICNPMTGEYVKLPKHTLSPQNYIGAFGFGYIHSITTVYKVVRIYYEKFEDYAVGEVQVYTIGSGSGWRTIGRTSYYLCFPQHVGIFANGALNWLENKNIVAFSLADEEFRLVQQVPCLNHNLRNCTYGLQALGGNLCLCLQNISEHLLEIWSLKGTGPQESWSREFSIDLANMFPCVPLLLTKKNEVLLVHEGATLYCYEPENNYLDKILG; translated from the coding sequence ATGACACTGAAGAGTCTGCCACCAGATATCATATTAGACATACTTTCTCGACTACCAACTGAGTCTGTTTTAGACTGCAAGTTAGTTTGCAAAAGGTTGCTTAGTCTCCTTACTAGTAGAAGAAATCAGTTCGCGGAGATGCACCATCGCCGTCAGTTACTGCAACTCGCTAATGGTGAGTTTGGTaatgctgctgcttcttcttctgtGGTGAAGATGGGTCTTATGTTTTCCATTTTATTGGACGAAGAAAAAGATAGCGTAGGACCACGACTTTATTATGGAGACAAGTATAATGATGAGATGAATATCCATGACAGTTTCTCATACAAGACACTTAAAAAGACCAGCATCAGCTATCCTCTTATCAAGACTGGTATCCCTAAGAATGTCATAGTTGGTTCACTCAATGGTTTGATTTGTCTCAACAGGTATCATGATGGAATTCTTGATCCTATTTACATATGCAATCCCATGACCGGAGAATATGTCAAGCTTCCTAAACATACCTTATCCCCCCAAAACTATATAGGCGCATTCGGGTTTGGATACATTCATTCAATAACCACTGTGTACAAGGTTGTTAGGATCTACTATGAGAAATTCGAAGATTATGCCGTCGGGGAGGTCCAAGTATATACTATTGGCAGTGGCAGTGGGTGGAGAACCATAGGTAGAACCTCGTACTATTTGTGTTTCCCCCAGCATGTTGGAATCTTTGCAAATGGAGCTCTTAACTGGCTGGAGAATAAGAATATCGTGGCTTTCAGTTTGGCGGACGAGGAGTTCCGATTGGTCCAACAAGTACCTTGCCTCAATCATAACCTGCGAAACTGTACATATGGACTGCAAGCATTGGGAGGGAATTTGTGCCTTTGTCTACAAAATATCTCCGAACATCTTCTAGAAATATGGTCATTGAAGGGAACTGGTCCGCAAGAGAGTTGGAGTAGGGAATTCAGCATTGACTTGGCTAACATGTTTCCTTGCGTGCCGTTATTACTCACAAAGAAGAATGAAGTGCTGTTGGTGCACGAAGGTGCAACACTTTATTGTTATGAACCCGAAAACAACTACTTGGATAAAATTTTGGGATGA